The Brassica napus cultivar Da-Ae chromosome C7, Da-Ae, whole genome shotgun sequence genomic interval ATGGGCTTTTATAAGATTCATCGTCCATCTTTTTAATTCTAATATTTACGAAAATACCCCCGTCAACTCTGTTGAGCTCGCGGGATCGATTCCTTGTTGTACCACGTACGTTCTCGTGCAAGCTTTGATTTGTTCATTGCTGGCTTTTGCTATGGCGGGAGATGAAGGAACTGAGATTTACGAGGAAGGAGAGGATTCCATTGATGTGAATAACGAAGTTGAGCTGGAAAAGGAGGGAGGAGGAAGAGATGAGAAGGTGTTGGACTTCTTAGATTCGTTGGATGAGTATTTAACGCTCATGGATTCTCTCAGTTCAAAGCTTCGAGAGGTAATACGCCGCTTGAATTTTCAATCTTTCTGTATTTCTCATCGTTTAATTTAATCCTCAATATTTTTGGTGTAGATGATGACTTTAGATGAGCTTATTTGTTCGAAACCCGAAGCTAATCAGTGATCTCTATCTAATCTAAGGATGTGACTTAGCTTGTGTTTAGTTAATGCTTAGTGGGCTAATTAGTCTCAGTCTCAATTTCAAATCTTGATTTTGTATGAGTTTGTTAGGCTATAGTTACTCTTCTCAGAATGAATCTGGGAAACGTTTGGTTGATTAGTTTAGCTAAGAAAGCaaggtgaaaaaaaaaaactttgaagaAGGAAACTGCTTCACTGATAATATCATGAGAGACTCTGCTTTAAGAAACTCACTTTGTATAGGAAGTTGCTGAATGTGTTTCGTTTATTCAGGGATGGTTTGATCTAGCAAGTGCTAGGCATTCTATGGGAACTCTACGTATCAACAGCACTCTTTTGGACCTCAAGTTTCATCCCGCTGCTTCGACATTGCAAGTGACTGAACAAGATGGTAAGTTTGGCTTTTCGGATTAAACTCACAAAAAAGTATGTTCTCTCAAGGTGTTTGCTAGTTTATTGCTTCATATTTATATGCTATGAATATATATGGTAATCTTACAGCTGCTTATTTACAAGTGTATGAACCCTTGTAGTTGAAGCTTTGGGATCAGTACCTCGTTTTGCTTTGTCCAAGTGGGCTTCCAAGGGTGGTAGTGGGAAAGGCAAAGACTCCTCTATTGATGCAGATTCTGAGGCGGGGTCACCTCGTAGACCACAGCTACGCCATCGAGGAGGCGTTTCTGGTAAAAAGTTGAGAATTATCTGCTGGTTGTTCTGTGCCCTTCCTTTGTTTGTGTCTCACCTCTTTCTTATGTTATAGAGGAGAAACCATCAGCCATGGGTGAAACAGTGTTAGCAGCTGATGAAGAGGTGGGAGCAATCATTTAATCTTTATGCAACAAACTCTCTGTCTTAGAAAGGAACAACATGGGGTTTTTACCTATTCCGATGTTTTCATCTCCAGATTAAGAGAGAACGAGCCAAGTCTCTGTCGGTATTCGGAGGTCTAGTCTCGCCTAAGCTGCGTGGCGCTCAACTCTCATTTGAAGCAGGTAAACCACAAGTGAAGTCACATATATAAAAGTTCCCGGTTTCAGCtgatattatattgtttttgttttgcatTGGGACAGCTCTTGAAACTCTTGTGGAAATAGCCAACACTCGATCATCCATGCTAACTGCCTTTGAGCGGATCACAAAGAAGTAAAGACTGATCAACGTGCTCAATGGATTCAGTGGAAGCAGAACAGTGGCGACGTGTCAAAGGGAGACAGAATGTTCCACATTCAGTGTAAACACAGATTTGTTTCAGTGATTAAATTTTACCATAATTTCTTACAGACATGAGCTAAAGAAAGATCCAAATAGTATGTAAAAGTCTCTGTTTCGAACGTGTAcaagattttcttttttttcccacCAAAGACAAACAAgtatttttttgatataaataaagCAAATGAATTCATAAGAACAGAGGAGAGATACAGTAGCAAACCAATACAAAGACAAACTTTACAAAATACAAATCGTCTAACGCTATATCTCATTCAAAACCAGACTCtgacgaagaaaaaaaaatgtaagattTTTAATGAATCAACCACAAGTTTTATCAAGCGAtgataaatgaagaaatcgaaATTATAATCATTACTGTGGCTAGAAGGACCTTTTCCTGGGGCTTTGATCATCAGAGGATACTTTGAAGGGACCTGTGGAACCAAACGGGTCTGCATCATCAAACGAGTACCCATGATCCTTTGTACTATTCATCGAGTCGAATCTTGAAAGCGAGGGACCACCAAAGTCTCTGCTACTGTTGATTGAATCGAACCTGGAGAAGGCAGCTCCACCAAAGTCTTTGGAGCTGTTTATGGAATCAAACCTAGACAGTCTCTCGGGCTGTGAGGAGGAGAAACCGGCGCCAGCTTCACTGGTGGTGTTGAAGGAGTCGAATCTGGAGAAGCTGTCAAAGTTGTTATCTCTGGTCGATGCATCGCTGAACCGAGGAGGAGAGTTCCCGAATCTTGAGAGTGGAGTGCTGGGGACCGAATCATCAAATGCAAATGGGCTCTTTCTCTGACCGCCGAAACTTCTTGAACTTGGAGAATCTACTCTTCCTGAGTTTCCTCCAAAGTCCCCACCACCAGATCCAAAGTAATCTCCATCCTGCAAATGTCAATTTTATAATGGTAAGCTTAGAAGACTGTGGAAAGAAAACTAAGCAATTTTGTGTTAACCTGGCTTTTTGATGCATCAAATCCCCAGACGGAATCCACATCATCATTAGTGTCAAAGGCACTTGCCCAATTCGAGTCATCGAAGAACTCAGAACTCTTTCCACCAGAGTAATCTGGAGAAGGGACCTCAGTAGCAGTTCTGCCTGATTCATCATCACTGTGAGTTGTCCCATATTCACTCTCATGGTGGCGGTCCGAGGTTTCTGAAAATGGTCCATAATTCTCATCCAAATGAGTCGGAGAATCAGGTGGTGGTACGCTACCATCGTCCACCGTACCGTTTTCCTTCTCACCAGACGAGTTTTGCTCTTTTGATTTGTCAAAAGTAATCTCATTGCCAAATCCTAACAGTGGGAGGATTATCAGTCAATGTCTTGTTATGTGCCTAACTATAGGCATCTAAATGTGTAAGTAACAGaactatagaaaaaaaaacaatgtaccTTCATCTTCAAATTTATCCCATTCTTCATCCCAAAGAGCTGCCCCTTCTTGAATTCCAGGTTGCCATCCTGTAAGTCACAACATTAACAGCTTCCAAATGATTTGTTTGTTTACAAAACACATGTAATTTGCATTCTTCTACAGAAAAAACAATGCGTCACAAGGAGACAGGATCATATATAGTACCTGCTGGAAGGTCTACAAGGGCCTTCGACTTAACCTCCAACCCATGTTTCTTGCAACGTTCAGTTAAAGCCTTCATCAGCTCCTCTAGATCTGATTGTATTCTATCAGCCCGGACCTAAATATGCCCAGTAAGGCATCAAATAAGGCATGTACAATCAATAGTTTAGATCACATAAACATAGAAAGCATATACCTGAAGTAAACCATCAGCACTACCACCTTGCTCCATGTTCACAATTGCTTGACTCAATTCCATCTTCCGCCCCTGGAATGGGTTAACAAGACTTCATAAGTAAAAAAATTCCGCGAGTTAtctataacaaaattaattaaaacttaTGACCAGCAAATGTGGAAGACGGGAGAACTGGGCAATAGAATAAGAGGACAGGACAAGACCCAGAgaaagagaaaatgaagaaaaatatttggcTTTATTGTACATTAGGTGTTGCCACTTTATGTGCTAGTAGCCATACCTCAATCTCGCGGAACCTGGCCTCTTCAATAGTTAACTTTGACCCTAGTTCTGCAACCTGCTTATACTTCTCCTCGTACTTCTTTGCCAACGTTTCAGCCTGCAGTAGAAATTATTTTGGAATAAGACAGAGATAGCctttaagaaatgaaaaaaaaaagaagattatttACGTGAAAAGCACCTCACGCTTGTCAGAGGAAGCCCTTTCAGAGATCTCATTTAATCTATTGTCACACCTGCTTTTGTACAAGACCTGACAGAGAGAGGAAAACTATAAGAAAAAATGGTATCATAATTACTGGATCTCACAAGAACCTTACTCTAAATAAAGGCATCGTGAGACGGATAATCATCACTACTTCTAACCAAATAacaaaagtaatttataatgGAGTACTCACAATATCCTGCATTTTTGTTCGGTAGTATTCAAGTTTCTCCCTGGAGTCCA includes:
- the LOC106410666 gene encoding coiled-coil domain-containing protein 115; translated protein: MAGDEGTEIYEEGEDSIDVNNEVELEKEGGGRDEKVLDFLDSLDEYLTLMDSLSSKLREGWFDLASARHSMGTLRINSTLLDLKFHPAASTLQVTEQDVEALGSVPRFALSKWASKGGSGKGKDSSIDADSEAGSPRRPQLRHRGGVSEEKPSAMGETVLAADEEIKRERAKSLSVFGGLVSPKLRGAQLSFEAALETLVEIANTRSSMLTAFERITKK